Proteins from a genomic interval of Halopseudomonas litoralis:
- the icmH gene encoding type IVB secretion system protein IcmH/DotU: protein MTIRELHHGQDDQTVILHRGNEAPAQTALTDFTPPAKFEPLDDRMIHAARVRPAESYNLSLNALTGAAATLLSEVVRLRHSHSAEDLPSLREHLIAEIKLFEHRTLQEGMESSQVMAARYVICTTIDEAVVTTPWGNESEWSQMSLLSSFHNETFGGEKFFLLLERLSRNPVKHLAMLELMYLCLSLGFEGKYRVLPRGMQELDLIRDSLFRQIRQLRGDIPREISPHWEGMQHKGGQLIRIIPGWLVALFTLICLAVTYGGFSWVLSEQRNNVLQPWASQATIEAPLSSREDGK from the coding sequence ATGACAATCAGGGAATTACACCACGGCCAGGACGACCAGACCGTCATCCTCCATCGCGGCAACGAAGCGCCGGCACAGACCGCGCTGACGGACTTTACACCACCGGCGAAATTTGAACCGCTGGACGATCGCATGATCCATGCGGCACGCGTGCGGCCTGCCGAGAGCTACAACCTCAGTCTGAATGCACTCACCGGCGCCGCAGCCACGCTGCTGTCCGAAGTGGTACGGCTGAGGCACAGCCACTCGGCAGAAGACCTGCCGAGCTTGCGTGAGCATCTGATCGCCGAGATCAAGCTGTTCGAGCATCGCACCCTGCAGGAAGGCATGGAAAGCAGTCAGGTCATGGCGGCCCGTTACGTCATCTGCACAACAATTGACGAGGCGGTAGTAACCACGCCCTGGGGCAATGAAAGCGAGTGGTCGCAGATGAGTCTGCTCAGCAGCTTTCACAACGAGACCTTTGGCGGCGAGAAGTTCTTCCTGTTGCTCGAACGCCTGTCGCGCAACCCGGTGAAACACCTGGCGATGCTGGAGTTGATGTACCTGTGTCTGTCGCTGGGCTTCGAGGGTAAGTACCGCGTGCTGCCGCGCGGCATGCAGGAACTGGATTTGATCCGTGACAGTCTGTTCCGTCAGATCCGTCAGTTGCGCGGCGATATTCCCCGGGAAATCTCCCCGCACTGGGAAGGTATGCAACACAAGGGCGGCCAACTCATACGCATCATCCCCGGTTGGCTGGTGGCGCTGTTTACCCTTATCTGTCTGGCGGTCACCTATGGCGGCTTCAGTTGGGTACTCAGCGAGCAGCGCAACAATGTATTACAGCCCTGGGCAAGCCAGGCCACCATTGAAGCACCATTGTCATCCAGGGAAGACGGCAAATGA
- the tssK gene encoding type VI secretion system baseplate subunit TssK, translating into MATQKVIWQEGMLLRPQHFQQNDRYYDQQLKTRTQRQTSCSWGFFSLEIDHQFLTTGKLVISQASGILPDGTLFELGAEQEPLALDIPPNTSNKPVFLTLPLVSGNHIEARRPEQKDVLARYVARQAEVADSNAGDSSSAQVSCGQPDFRLVLGEAEDYQACIRLKLCQVLDTTPDGVVTLDQDFIATHLHFQASQFLQSCVQEVIGMLAHRGDILAERVRATGKNVAAEVGDFLMLQLINRVEPVLRHYLTLEQVHPEQIYRDLLAMLGELSSYSGEARRPRLESRYQHGDQGPSFRKLMAAIRQVLSMVLEQHAIEMGLQQRQYGIQVSPLNDHKLLGSASFVLAASAHCDSEELRQRLPAHLKVGPVERIRQLVNLHLPGIRIRPMPVAPRQIPFHSGKTYFALELNSEDLAQLERSGGFAFHVSGEFSGLEMTFWAIRS; encoded by the coding sequence ATGGCCACACAGAAAGTCATATGGCAGGAAGGCATGCTGCTGCGTCCGCAGCACTTCCAGCAGAACGATCGGTATTACGATCAACAACTGAAAACCCGTACCCAACGGCAGACCAGCTGCAGCTGGGGCTTCTTCAGTCTGGAGATCGATCATCAGTTCCTCACCACCGGCAAGCTGGTCATCAGCCAGGCCAGCGGCATTCTGCCCGACGGCACGCTGTTCGAACTGGGCGCCGAGCAGGAACCCCTGGCTCTGGACATCCCACCCAATACCAGCAACAAGCCGGTGTTTCTCACCCTGCCCCTGGTCAGCGGCAATCATATCGAGGCGCGCCGTCCCGAACAGAAGGATGTGCTGGCCCGTTATGTCGCGCGGCAGGCCGAGGTGGCTGACTCCAATGCCGGTGACAGCAGTTCGGCCCAGGTCAGCTGCGGCCAGCCGGACTTCCGTCTGGTGCTGGGTGAAGCAGAAGACTATCAGGCCTGCATACGTCTGAAACTGTGCCAGGTGCTGGATACCACCCCCGATGGGGTGGTGACTCTGGATCAGGACTTCATTGCCACCCACCTGCACTTTCAGGCCAGCCAGTTTCTGCAATCGTGCGTGCAGGAAGTCATTGGCATGCTCGCCCACCGCGGCGACATTCTTGCCGAGCGCGTGCGTGCGACCGGCAAGAACGTCGCCGCCGAGGTCGGAGACTTCCTGATGCTGCAACTGATCAACCGGGTCGAACCGGTATTGCGCCATTACCTTACGCTGGAACAGGTGCATCCCGAGCAAATCTACCGCGACCTGCTGGCCATGCTCGGAGAGCTGTCCAGCTATTCCGGAGAGGCGCGCCGGCCACGTCTGGAAAGTCGTTACCAGCACGGCGATCAAGGGCCCAGCTTTCGCAAGCTGATGGCCGCCATCCGCCAGGTACTGTCCATGGTGCTTGAACAGCATGCCATTGAAATGGGCCTGCAACAGCGACAGTACGGTATCCAGGTGTCGCCGCTCAATGATCACAAACTGCTTGGCAGTGCTTCCTTTGTACTCGCGGCCAGCGCCCACTGCGATTCCGAGGAGCTGCGCCAACGCCTGCCGGCACATCTCAAGGTCGGACCGGTGGAACGTATCCGCCAGTTGGTCAACCTGCATCTGCCCGGCATCCGTATTCGGCCCATGCCAGTGGCACCAAGACAGATCCCCTTCCACTCGGGCAAGACCTATTTCGCGCTGGAACTCAACTCCGAAGACCTGGCACAGCTGGAGCGTTCAGGCGGTTTCGCCTTCCACGTTTCCGGCGAGTTCTCCGGTCTGGAAATGACGTTCTGGGCTATCAGGAGCTGA
- the tssJ gene encoding type VI secretion system lipoprotein TssJ, which translates to MPRHIALLTFCTLLVLTGCSPFSTTTKLDLTLEGSPRLNPDINDRPSPIVVRLIELRNPVAFDNTEFFSLYQRPREVLTPDLVSQEELELRPGDKRSYKLSAQPESRYIGVLAAYRNLPEANWRYVIPLRQKRHNKVELYLDARGISAPATVTED; encoded by the coding sequence ATGCCACGCCATATTGCTTTACTCACTTTCTGCACCCTGCTGGTCCTGACCGGCTGCTCACCCTTTTCCACCACCACCAAGCTGGACCTGACCCTCGAAGGCAGCCCCAGGCTGAACCCAGACATCAACGATCGCCCCTCGCCGATCGTGGTTCGACTGATTGAACTGCGCAATCCCGTGGCGTTTGATAACACCGAGTTCTTCTCTCTCTACCAGCGACCACGGGAAGTCCTTACGCCGGACCTGGTGAGCCAGGAAGAACTGGAGCTGCGCCCCGGCGACAAGCGCAGCTACAAACTGTCAGCCCAACCCGAGAGCCGTTATATCGGCGTATTGGCAGCCTACCGTAACCTGCCCGAGGCCAACTGGCGCTACGTGATTCCACTCAGACAGAAACGCCACAACAAGGTTGAGTTGTATCTCGATGCAAGGGGCATCAGCGCTCCAGCCACCGTCACGGAAGACTGA
- the tagH gene encoding type VI secretion system-associated FHA domain protein TagH produces MELVFDVISAPQQMPGLATSKTFKQAGGIIGRADSCDWVIPDTRRVISGQHARVSHSDGHFYLTDTSSNGIELKSSGARLDKGEPQRIEHGNVYCFGELEIRARLTQDPSVFLDHASAPSAGGNIIPDDAFLDLDPLNALDQQERLYNETDDLMPGLSPNRQAQQDYARIDMESLAVPELVTPTVAPAPAPAPEPQRMPPRFWERFGAELGIDLEQMDDEQREALALRVAKLLKISVGNLQQSLRTRSELKSEMRLAQTTVQTAGNNPLKHSSDATAALTILLRDSEPGQLPAEQAVSRAFRDLQAHQVALISASQAAVKGMLEHLSPEQLTLRFERESKSLISTSGGRWRAYMRLYNALEENNEWSERLFARDFATAYEEQIRLIATLNSDFQG; encoded by the coding sequence ATGGAATTGGTATTCGATGTAATCAGTGCCCCGCAGCAGATGCCAGGTCTGGCCACCAGCAAGACCTTCAAACAGGCGGGCGGCATCATTGGTCGCGCCGATAGCTGCGACTGGGTCATTCCTGACACCCGACGGGTCATTTCCGGCCAACACGCGCGGGTCAGTCATAGCGACGGGCACTTTTATCTGACCGATACCAGTAGCAACGGTATCGAGCTGAAGAGTAGCGGCGCACGGCTTGACAAAGGCGAGCCGCAACGCATCGAACATGGCAACGTCTATTGTTTTGGCGAACTGGAAATCCGCGCACGACTGACCCAGGACCCATCAGTCTTTCTCGATCATGCCAGTGCACCCAGTGCCGGGGGCAACATCATCCCCGACGATGCCTTTCTCGACCTGGACCCTCTCAACGCGCTTGATCAGCAGGAACGGCTGTACAACGAGACCGATGACCTGATGCCCGGCCTGTCACCGAATCGTCAGGCGCAGCAGGACTACGCACGCATCGACATGGAAAGCCTGGCGGTGCCCGAATTGGTTACTCCGACCGTCGCACCTGCGCCCGCGCCGGCACCAGAACCGCAGCGCATGCCGCCGCGCTTCTGGGAGCGCTTCGGCGCCGAGCTGGGCATCGATCTGGAGCAGATGGATGACGAGCAGCGCGAAGCCCTGGCTCTGCGTGTCGCCAAACTGTTGAAGATCAGCGTCGGCAATCTGCAACAGAGCCTGCGCACCCGCAGTGAACTGAAAAGCGAGATGCGTCTGGCGCAGACCACGGTACAGACCGCTGGTAACAATCCGCTCAAGCACAGCAGCGACGCCACGGCGGCACTGACTATTCTGCTGCGCGACAGCGAGCCCGGCCAGTTGCCCGCCGAGCAGGCGGTAAGTCGCGCTTTTCGTGACCTGCAGGCCCATCAGGTGGCGCTGATCTCCGCCAGCCAAGCAGCGGTCAAGGGCATGCTGGAGCATCTTTCCCCCGAGCAGCTGACGCTGCGCTTCGAACGTGAGAGCAAATCACTCATCAGCACCTCCGGCGGGCGTTGGCGCGCCTACATGCGCCTGTATAACGCACTCGAGGAGAACAATGAGTGGAGTGAACGTCTGTTTGCCAGGGATTTCGCCACTGCCTATGAAGAACAGATACGTCTCATCGCCACCCTCAACAGCGACTTTCAAGGATGA
- a CDS encoding type VI secretion protein → MMLGFSFSTLAQQSRRRLGSLALLTAALWLTGCGGNYKFSDGDYRPLGDPTATERRS, encoded by the coding sequence ATGATGCTCGGATTTTCCTTTTCAACACTCGCTCAACAGTCCCGGCGCCGCCTGGGTAGCCTGGCGCTGCTGACGGCGGCCCTGTGGCTCACCGGCTGCGGTGGCAACTACAAGTTCAGCGACGGTGATTACCGCCCGCTGGGTGACCCCACTGCAACCGAGCGCCGCTCGTAG
- a CDS encoding sigma-54 interaction domain-containing protein: MFSQLAQPLRYAEALLERFSRLAGLTEGHSLRQGLVEAASLLTGCELSQLYLLDDTHTRLTMAAEWHQGSWQIRENASLPSDYHREQLLQYCLCQNQILAIDALDSNLHDIAFLPDSRRPWRTLLCLPLLSEAQHVVGVLLAASMQPLPLSSFSDSLRLLGNFVVAQLDLLQRVSTCQSPVSEDSLQDKACPSGYGLIGESDVMRSLYQLISKVLHNPVNVLLTGETGTGKELVARAIHDYGFRRTRPFIVQNCASLPENLLESEMFGYRKGAFSGADRDHTGLLDAADTGTLFLDEVGDMPLALQAKLLRVLQEGEVRPLGSTETHRVDVRVIAATHRDLKSLVEAGSFREDLFYRLSHFPIELPPLQERGPDILRLAHHFSAQACSFLQRQPCRWSQEAESQLLGYTFPGNVRELKGLVERAILLCDGNELLPEHFSLHGAVDTNLNLRERLEQVERNLLIESLRRNHGNQTNAATELGLPRRTLLYRMQRLNIFPADIRFQEKADVR, encoded by the coding sequence ATGTTCAGCCAGCTGGCGCAGCCGCTACGCTATGCAGAAGCCCTGCTGGAACGCTTCTCCCGACTGGCTGGACTGACCGAGGGTCACAGCCTGCGTCAGGGACTGGTCGAAGCAGCCAGCCTGCTGACCGGCTGCGAACTGAGCCAGCTCTATCTGCTGGACGATACCCATACCCGTCTGACTATGGCTGCCGAATGGCACCAGGGCAGCTGGCAGATTCGGGAAAACGCCAGCCTGCCAAGTGATTATCACCGCGAGCAGCTGTTGCAGTATTGCCTGTGCCAGAACCAGATACTGGCCATCGATGCTCTCGACAGCAACCTGCACGACATCGCTTTTCTGCCGGACAGCCGTCGGCCATGGCGCACCCTGCTGTGCCTGCCGCTGCTCTCCGAGGCTCAGCATGTGGTCGGCGTGCTGCTGGCAGCCAGTATGCAACCCCTGCCGCTGAGTAGTTTCTCCGACTCCCTGCGTCTGCTGGGCAATTTCGTCGTAGCCCAACTCGATCTGCTGCAGCGGGTCAGCACATGTCAGTCGCCAGTATCGGAAGACTCACTCCAGGACAAAGCCTGCCCTTCCGGATATGGCCTGATTGGCGAGAGCGACGTCATGCGCTCGCTGTACCAGTTGATCAGCAAGGTGCTGCACAACCCGGTGAATGTGCTGCTTACCGGCGAGACCGGTACCGGCAAGGAACTGGTGGCCCGGGCAATTCACGATTATGGCTTCCGCCGGACCCGCCCCTTTATCGTCCAGAACTGCGCTTCGCTGCCCGAGAATCTGCTGGAAAGCGAGATGTTCGGCTATCGCAAGGGCGCATTCAGTGGCGCCGACCGAGATCACACCGGGCTGCTGGACGCAGCCGATACCGGCACCCTGTTTCTCGATGAAGTCGGCGACATGCCGCTGGCTCTGCAAGCCAAACTGCTGCGCGTGCTGCAGGAGGGTGAAGTGCGCCCGCTGGGCAGCACCGAAACGCACAGGGTCGATGTGCGCGTCATTGCGGCAACCCACCGTGACCTGAAATCGCTGGTGGAAGCGGGCAGCTTTCGGGAAGATCTTTTCTATCGCTTATCGCACTTCCCTATCGAGCTGCCGCCGCTTCAGGAGCGCGGCCCGGACATTCTGCGGCTGGCCCATCATTTTTCGGCGCAGGCCTGCAGCTTTCTCCAACGCCAGCCCTGCCGCTGGTCACAGGAAGCTGAGTCGCAACTGCTCGGCTACACCTTTCCCGGCAATGTGCGCGAACTCAAGGGCCTGGTTGAGCGCGCCATCCTGCTGTGCGACGGCAATGAATTGCTACCCGAACACTTCTCATTGCATGGCGCTGTCGACACCAACCTGAATCTGCGCGAACGCCTGGAACAGGTCGAGCGCAACCTGCTGATCGAATCGCTGCGGCGCAATCATGGCAACCAGACCAACGCCGCCACCGAGCTGGGGCTACCGCGCCGGACCCTGCTCTACCGCATGCAACGCCTGAACATTTTCCCGGCGGACATCAGATTTCAGGAGAAAGCCGATGTCCGTTGA
- the tssH gene encoding type VI secretion system ATPase TssH, with amino-acid sequence MINVDLQQLVQALDADSRRDLEAAAERCVSRGGSKVLIEDLLDGLLNRADSLLVRALQDAGGSADELAAVLHPRAEAAETNNPVFSTELVQWLQDALLIASLELNQSQIDAAALILALLRNPLRYAGTRYMAILGTLDADRLCEFARAQQLAATAPGTPRSDESALQRFTHNFTQQARDGKLDPVLCRDNTIRQMIDILARRRKNNPIVVGEAGVGKTAIVEGLALRIAQGEVPAVLQNTELLCLDMGLLQAGASIKGEFERRLQGVIDEVKVSAQAIILFIDEAHTLIGAGGQTGGSDAANLLKPALARGELRTIAATTWSEYKKYFEKDPALARRFQPVHLHEPTVNEAVTILRGLAPVYEQSHGVYLRDDAVVAAAELSARYLAGRQLPDKAVDVLDTACARVRINLAAAPEAVERLRQELAEGERQCDAMRRDQDAGLAIDTETLDYLENRLLSARSELNDLQQRWEAQRDLAVRLLGLRRACADARQNGETRAQTGELPEPPASLSELDTQLRETQAELGETQAAGVLVSHEVCPRLVAEVISHWTGIPLTQLARQHNTKVATFSEDLGQRLRGQDQAIYSLNRAIRSAAAGMTPVDAPTGVFLLAGPSGVGKTETALALADLLYGGERFLTTINMSEFQEKHSVSRLIGAPPGYVGYGEGGMLTEAVRQKPYSVILLDEVEKADPDVLNIFYQIFDKGVANDGEGREINFRNTLILLTSNLASDTIVELCRSGERPTAEQLEKAIRPVLSRHFKPALLARMNVVPYFPVDGKVLQELVALKLERFGQRLLRRHVTFSHTPELVAHFAHLCVDSDMGARLIDQLIDRHLQAQTVDRLLEAMASGESLRQMQATVNDEGRVVCDFA; translated from the coding sequence ATGATCAATGTAGATTTGCAACAACTGGTACAGGCCCTTGATGCCGATAGCCGTCGGGATCTGGAAGCGGCTGCCGAACGCTGCGTCAGCCGCGGCGGTTCCAAGGTGTTGATTGAGGATCTGCTCGACGGCCTGTTGAACCGCGCCGACAGCCTGCTGGTACGTGCGCTGCAGGACGCAGGTGGCAGCGCCGATGAGCTTGCCGCCGTGCTGCATCCGCGCGCCGAGGCTGCGGAAACCAACAACCCGGTATTCTCCACCGAGTTGGTGCAATGGCTGCAGGATGCGCTGCTGATCGCCTCTCTGGAATTGAATCAGAGTCAGATTGATGCAGCAGCCCTGATCCTCGCGCTGCTGCGCAACCCGCTGCGTTATGCCGGTACCCGCTACATGGCGATTCTCGGCACATTGGATGCGGATCGTCTGTGCGAGTTTGCACGTGCGCAGCAGCTCGCCGCTACCGCTCCGGGAACACCTCGCAGCGACGAGTCCGCGCTGCAGCGTTTCACGCATAACTTCACTCAACAGGCCCGCGACGGCAAGCTCGATCCGGTGCTCTGCCGGGACAATACGATACGCCAGATGATCGATATTCTCGCCCGTCGCCGCAAGAACAACCCCATCGTGGTCGGCGAAGCCGGTGTCGGCAAAACCGCCATTGTCGAAGGCCTGGCCCTGCGCATTGCCCAGGGCGAAGTGCCGGCGGTACTGCAGAACACCGAGCTGCTGTGCCTGGACATGGGTCTGCTGCAAGCCGGCGCCAGCATCAAGGGCGAATTCGAACGCCGCCTGCAAGGGGTAATCGACGAAGTCAAAGTATCTGCCCAGGCCATTATCCTGTTCATCGACGAAGCCCACACATTGATTGGCGCCGGTGGTCAGACCGGCGGTTCGGATGCAGCAAACCTGCTCAAGCCGGCGCTGGCACGAGGCGAACTGCGCACTATCGCCGCCACGACCTGGAGCGAATACAAGAAGTATTTCGAGAAAGATCCGGCGCTGGCCAGACGCTTTCAACCGGTGCATCTGCATGAGCCGACGGTCAATGAGGCGGTCACCATCCTGCGCGGGTTGGCACCAGTCTATGAACAGAGCCACGGCGTCTACCTGCGCGATGATGCTGTGGTGGCAGCTGCGGAGCTATCAGCCCGTTATCTGGCTGGCCGCCAATTGCCGGACAAGGCCGTCGACGTGCTGGACACCGCCTGCGCGCGGGTGCGTATCAACCTTGCTGCCGCTCCCGAGGCCGTTGAACGCCTGCGTCAGGAATTGGCTGAAGGTGAGCGCCAATGCGACGCCATGCGGCGCGATCAGGATGCCGGGCTGGCGATTGATACCGAGACTCTGGATTACCTGGAAAACCGTCTGCTCAGCGCGCGCAGCGAACTGAACGATCTGCAGCAACGCTGGGAAGCCCAGCGTGACCTGGCCGTACGCCTGCTCGGGTTGCGCAGGGCCTGTGCTGACGCCAGGCAGAACGGCGAAACACGTGCGCAGACAGGTGAGCTACCTGAGCCACCCGCCAGCCTCTCCGAACTGGACACCCAACTGCGTGAAACCCAGGCCGAACTCGGTGAAACGCAGGCTGCCGGTGTGCTGGTCAGCCACGAAGTCTGCCCACGCCTGGTCGCCGAAGTCATCAGCCACTGGACCGGCATTCCGCTGACCCAACTGGCCCGTCAGCACAACACCAAGGTAGCGACCTTCAGCGAGGACCTGGGACAGCGTCTGCGCGGTCAGGATCAGGCCATCTACTCACTGAATCGTGCCATACGCTCCGCCGCCGCCGGAATGACTCCCGTGGATGCACCGACCGGTGTGTTCCTGCTGGCGGGGCCGAGCGGCGTCGGCAAGACCGAGACAGCCTTGGCCCTGGCCGACCTGCTGTACGGTGGCGAGCGCTTTCTGACGACCATCAACATGTCCGAGTTTCAGGAAAAGCACAGCGTCTCGCGCCTGATAGGCGCCCCACCCGGTTACGTCGGGTACGGTGAAGGCGGCATGTTGACCGAAGCCGTTCGGCAAAAGCCCTACTCGGTCATTCTGCTCGATGAAGTGGAAAAGGCCGACCCCGATGTACTCAACATCTTCTATCAGATCTTCGACAAGGGCGTCGCCAATGATGGCGAAGGCCGCGAGATCAATTTCCGCAACACGCTGATTCTGCTTACCTCCAATCTGGCTTCGGACACCATAGTAGAACTGTGCCGCAGCGGTGAGCGCCCCACGGCCGAACAGCTGGAAAAAGCCATCCGCCCGGTCCTCAGCCGGCACTTCAAACCGGCCTTGCTGGCACGCATGAATGTGGTGCCTTATTTCCCGGTAGACGGAAAGGTATTGCAGGAGCTGGTCGCGCTCAAACTGGAGCGCTTCGGTCAACGTCTGCTGCGCCGTCATGTGACCTTCAGCCATACGCCGGAACTGGTGGCCCATTTCGCCCACCTCTGTGTAGACAGCGACATGGGTGCGCGTCTGATCGACCAACTGATCGATCGGCATCTGCAGGCCCAGACCGTTGATCGGCTGCTGGAGGCCATGGCCAGTGGCGAAAGCCTGCGTCAGATGCAGGCCACCGTGAATGACGAAGGACGGGTGGTCTGTGACTTCGCTTGA
- the tssG gene encoding type VI secretion system baseplate subunit TssG, with amino-acid sequence MAATDGATAPALTPIARNIREYSLFQGIQLVLERLRHAHPDLDDEALYERLELQANPSMGFPGSEIESVRYFEEHGELRACLRVNLVSLFGAGSPLPAFYGEQALGDSADGNPTRMFMDLFNNRLQRLLLPVWQKYRYHARFSAGARDSVSALLFSLIGLSGDTIRNSTELNWKRLLPYLGLLSLRAQSAAMIESVLRYYFKHEQLHIEQCLEREVEIPDEQRCQLGLGNSMLGENLVLGERVRDRGGKFRIHILNLDWARFHDFLPPGCDNQPLRVLIRFVLRTPLDYDVRLHLQPNEIHELRLGAGNACRLGWTSWLGCEHADGMVTLGSCAP; translated from the coding sequence ATGGCCGCCACGGATGGGGCAACAGCCCCTGCTTTGACCCCAATCGCACGTAATATCCGTGAGTACAGCCTGTTTCAAGGCATACAACTGGTGTTGGAGCGACTGCGGCATGCGCATCCTGATCTGGATGATGAGGCGCTGTATGAACGATTGGAATTGCAGGCAAACCCGAGCATGGGCTTTCCCGGCAGCGAGATCGAGTCGGTGCGGTATTTCGAAGAGCATGGTGAGCTGCGCGCGTGCCTGCGCGTGAACCTGGTCAGCCTGTTTGGTGCCGGCTCGCCGTTACCAGCCTTCTACGGCGAACAGGCGTTGGGAGATAGTGCCGATGGCAACCCTACCCGCATGTTCATGGATCTGTTCAACAACCGGTTGCAGCGGCTGCTGCTACCGGTCTGGCAGAAGTACCGTTATCACGCGCGCTTTTCCGCCGGCGCGCGCGACTCGGTGTCTGCACTGCTGTTTTCGCTGATCGGGCTCAGCGGCGACACCATTCGCAATTCGACTGAGCTGAACTGGAAGCGCTTGTTGCCCTATCTGGGGTTGCTCAGCCTGCGCGCGCAGTCGGCAGCGATGATCGAGTCGGTGCTGCGCTATTACTTCAAGCATGAGCAATTGCACATCGAGCAATGCCTGGAGCGCGAGGTGGAGATTCCCGACGAGCAACGCTGCCAGCTGGGTCTGGGCAACAGCATGCTCGGTGAAAACCTGGTGCTCGGCGAGCGTGTGCGTGATCGCGGCGGCAAGTTTCGCATTCATATTCTCAATCTTGACTGGGCGCGTTTTCACGACTTTCTGCCGCCGGGCTGTGACAACCAGCCGTTGCGTGTACTGATTCGTTTCGTGTTGCGTACCCCTCTGGACTACGACGTCCGCCTGCACCTGCAGCCGAACGAAATTCATGAGCTGCGCCTGGGTGCGGGTAATGCCTGCCGTCTGGGCTGGACCAGCTGGCTTGGCTGTGAACACGCCGACGGCATGGTGACCCTTGGCAGTTGCGCTCCCTGA